One Thermogemmatispora onikobensis genomic window carries:
- a CDS encoding CoA-binding protein: protein MQYAPDMYDRLKLLQTYRHVAIVGISADPYRPSHFVAIYLQAEGYHIILVNPRYAGQTILGRRVYASLTEAKEAGETIEVVDVFRKPEDVLPIAEEAIRIGAKVLWLQLGIRNDEAGRLAQEAGLIFVQNKCIKMEHARFFGGLHTVGLNTGVILSRALPRAEALKPSAAELVR from the coding sequence ATGCAGTATGCTCCCGATATGTACGACCGTCTGAAGCTCCTTCAGACGTATCGCCATGTGGCCATTGTCGGCATCTCGGCTGATCCCTATCGCCCGAGCCATTTCGTGGCCATTTATCTGCAGGCCGAGGGCTACCATATCATTCTGGTCAATCCGCGCTACGCCGGGCAGACGATCCTCGGAAGACGGGTCTACGCTTCGCTGACCGAGGCCAAGGAGGCCGGTGAAACGATTGAGGTGGTGGATGTCTTTCGCAAGCCCGAGGATGTGCTGCCCATCGCTGAGGAGGCGATTCGCATTGGGGCGAAGGTGCTCTGGCTCCAGCTCGGCATTCGCAACGATGAGGCCGGACGCCTGGCTCAGGAGGCTGGCTTAATCTTCGTGCAGAATAAGTGCATCAAGATGGAACATGCGCGCTTCTTTGGCGGCCTGCACACGGTCGGGCTGAACACGGGCGTGATTCTTTCGCGAGCCTTGCCCCGGGCCGAGGCGCTGAAGCCCTCTGCTGCTGAGCTGGTGCGCTAA
- a CDS encoding FAD binding domain-containing protein — translation MLRLPPFRYLAPRTLSEATRLLADEGPEAMPVAGGTDLLPNMKRRQLTPAALVGLRRLRELKGISGSPEVGVRIGAGETLTSISNHPLIRSQYPALALAAAAVSTPQLRNAGTLGGNILLDTRCNYYNQTEFWRHSIGYCMKRDGNICLVAPGSPRCWAISSADTVPVLVVLQARVRLVSVRGEREIPIQELFRDDGMRPYTRETDEILSEIWLPPAPGWRSTYLKLRRRGSFDFPILGVAVALRREQDGRIGDARIALGAVASHPVEAEEAMAHLRGQQPTPALLQEVASLAAKRARPLDNADLTITYRKQLTPVYVRRALDLLLEEEQGGGAK, via the coding sequence ATGCTGCGCCTGCCTCCTTTTCGCTATCTGGCACCACGCACCCTGAGCGAAGCGACACGGCTGCTTGCCGACGAGGGACCAGAGGCTATGCCTGTGGCCGGTGGAACAGACCTGCTGCCCAATATGAAGCGCCGCCAGTTGACGCCAGCCGCCTTGGTTGGACTGCGCCGTCTACGCGAGCTGAAGGGGATCAGCGGCTCCCCAGAGGTGGGAGTGCGTATCGGCGCAGGTGAGACCCTGACAAGCATAAGCAACCATCCACTCATTCGCTCCCAGTATCCGGCCCTGGCTCTGGCTGCCGCCGCAGTCTCTACTCCGCAGTTGCGCAATGCTGGCACGCTTGGCGGCAATATCTTGCTTGATACGCGCTGTAACTATTATAATCAAACCGAATTCTGGCGCCATTCCATCGGCTATTGCATGAAGCGTGATGGCAACATCTGCCTGGTCGCTCCAGGCAGCCCACGCTGCTGGGCCATCTCCTCGGCGGATACGGTGCCCGTGCTTGTCGTCCTGCAGGCACGGGTACGACTGGTCAGCGTGCGTGGCGAGCGCGAGATACCGATCCAGGAGCTGTTCCGTGACGACGGCATGCGCCCTTATACACGTGAGACCGATGAGATCTTAAGTGAGATCTGGCTGCCGCCTGCGCCTGGTTGGCGCAGCACCTATCTCAAGCTACGTCGACGTGGCTCCTTTGACTTCCCCATTCTAGGTGTGGCCGTGGCCCTGCGTCGTGAGCAGGATGGCCGCATAGGCGATGCGCGCATAGCCTTGGGCGCTGTTGCTTCTCATCCCGTGGAAGCTGAAGAGGCAATGGCGCACCTGCGGGGGCAGCAGCCAACACCTGCCCTGCTGCAAGAGGTAGCCTCCCTGGCGGCAAAGCGCGCCAGGCCACTGGACAACGCGGATCTGACAATCACCTATCGCAAACAGCTCACACCGGTCTATGTTCGACGAGCGCTCGACCTGCTGCTAGAGGAAGAACAGGGCGGCGGAGCTAAGTAA
- a CDS encoding (2Fe-2S)-binding protein, giving the protein MRELITLRVNGERYEVAVLPHRTLLEVLREDLGLIGTKHGCELGECGACTVLLDGVPVLSCLTLPLEVQDAEITTIEGLEEQGRLHPLQETFAELGAAQCGYCTPGMLLSAAALLRQNPHPTREEIKQALAGNLCRCTGYTKIYEAIEAAAERLSAVPKDEWQPDAALRP; this is encoded by the coding sequence ATGCGCGAACTGATTACCCTGCGTGTCAATGGTGAACGCTATGAGGTGGCGGTGCTGCCTCATCGGACCTTGCTGGAGGTCCTGCGTGAGGATCTTGGGCTGATCGGCACAAAACATGGCTGCGAGCTCGGCGAGTGTGGCGCCTGTACCGTGCTCCTCGACGGCGTACCGGTCCTCTCTTGCCTGACACTGCCGCTAGAGGTCCAGGACGCTGAGATTACGACCATTGAAGGACTGGAGGAGCAGGGCAGGTTACACCCACTGCAGGAGACCTTCGCCGAGCTGGGAGCGGCTCAGTGTGGCTACTGTACTCCTGGGATGCTCCTCTCTGCTGCAGCCCTCCTGCGTCAGAATCCCCATCCAACGCGCGAAGAGATCAAGCAGGCTCTTGCTGGAAACCTCTGCCGTTGCACCGGCTACACCAAGATCTACGAGGCGATCGAAGCCGCGGCGGAGCGTCTGTCTGCCGTGCCCAAAGACGAGTGGCAGCCCGATGCTGCTCTGCGGCCCTGA
- a CDS encoding phenylacetate--CoA ligase family protein, with product MPQSNHPRLETASRSLIEARQLARLQLGLTRILPRNSFYERKLLANGQPLSLTRLRDLSRLPFTTKQELLADQERHPLYGENMTYALSEYVRYHQTSGTTGRPLRVLDTVESWKWWADCWKTVYQAAGVTRDDVIFIAFGFGPFIGFWAAYEGAKNLGALVVPGGGMDSLQRLRMMQDVQATVLVCTPSYALRLAEVARQEGLDLRQLKVRITIHAGEPGASIPATRRRIEEAWGAKAYDHAGMSEMGAYGFTCEQQHGLHVNEGEFIAEILDPRSGQPVPVGEVGELVLTNLGRWGNPALRYRTGDLVRNGGYSCPCGRAFLLLPGGILGRIDDMLIVRGVNIYPSAIADILHRFPEVAEYRIIITNNGPLDEIALQVECPSSLVSEIHEALRAAFGLRIPVEAVEEGSLPRFELKARRVEDRRRRTL from the coding sequence ATGCCTCAATCGAATCATCCACGGCTGGAGACTGCTTCGCGTTCGCTGATTGAAGCGCGGCAATTGGCCAGGCTCCAGCTAGGGCTGACGCGCATTCTACCGCGCAATAGCTTCTACGAACGAAAATTGTTGGCCAATGGCCAGCCGCTCTCTCTCACGCGGCTGCGCGATCTATCGCGCTTGCCCTTTACGACCAAACAGGAGCTGCTTGCCGATCAGGAGCGGCACCCACTCTATGGCGAGAACATGACCTACGCGCTCAGCGAGTACGTGCGTTACCATCAGACATCGGGCACGACCGGACGCCCCTTGCGTGTCCTCGATACAGTTGAGAGCTGGAAGTGGTGGGCCGACTGCTGGAAAACGGTCTATCAGGCGGCGGGCGTCACTCGTGACGATGTGATCTTCATCGCCTTTGGTTTTGGACCCTTCATCGGCTTCTGGGCGGCCTATGAAGGGGCCAAAAATCTGGGCGCCCTGGTGGTTCCCGGCGGCGGCATGGACTCACTGCAGCGGCTGCGCATGATGCAGGACGTGCAGGCCACGGTCCTGGTGTGCACGCCGAGCTATGCCCTGCGTCTGGCAGAGGTAGCCCGTCAGGAGGGTCTTGATCTGCGGCAGCTCAAGGTGCGTATTACCATCCATGCAGGCGAACCGGGGGCCTCGATTCCGGCCACGCGCCGGCGCATTGAAGAGGCTTGGGGGGCCAAAGCTTATGACCATGCTGGCATGTCCGAAATGGGTGCCTACGGCTTTACCTGCGAACAGCAGCACGGGCTGCATGTCAATGAAGGCGAATTCATCGCTGAAATTCTGGACCCTCGCTCAGGCCAGCCTGTGCCGGTGGGCGAAGTTGGCGAGCTAGTGCTGACCAACCTGGGGCGGTGGGGCAATCCTGCCCTGCGCTATCGCACTGGTGACCTGGTGCGCAATGGTGGCTATAGCTGCCCCTGCGGTCGGGCCTTCCTCCTACTTCCCGGGGGGATCTTGGGGCGCATCGACGATATGCTCATTGTACGCGGTGTCAATATCTATCCTTCAGCAATCGCCGATATCTTGCATCGCTTTCCTGAAGTGGCCGAGTATCGCATCATCATCACCAACAATGGGCCGCTGGATGAGATCGCGCTCCAGGTCGAATGCCCTTCCTCCTTGGTCAGTGAGATTCACGAGGCCCTGCGGGCTGCTTTCGGCTTGCGCATCCCTGTCGAGGCTGTCGAAGAGGGAAGCCTACCGCGCTTTGAGCTAAAGGCCAGGCGTGTGGAAGATCGCCGTAGGCGGACGCTCTAG
- a CDS encoding O-acetylhomoserine aminocarboxypropyltransferase: MPEIDGDHSFGFNTLSVHAGQRPDPTTGARAVPIYQTTSFVFDDTDHAAHLFALQRFGNIYTRIMNPTTAAFEERVAALEGGTGALATASGMAAQMVTMLTLLRPGDELVSSSSLYGGTHTQFDITLRTWGINTIFIDSSDPENYRRAITPRTRALYGETIGNPRGDVLDIKAVAEIAHEAGLPLIVDNTFATPYLCRPFEHGADIVVHSATKFIGGHGNSIAGVLVESGKFPWDNGKFPHIVDPSPGYHGVRFYETFGDFAFVMKARCETVRDTGPCLSPFNAFLLLQGLETLSLRMERHCQNALQVAQFLKEHPAVSWVNYPGLPDSPYYELARRYLPRGAGAIFTFGVKGGYEAGKAVINNVRLFSHLANVGDTRSLIIHPASTTHQQLSEEDQLAGGVTPDMIRVSIGIEDIEDILWDLDRALHAAMKVA; this comes from the coding sequence ATGCCAGAAATCGACGGCGATCATAGCTTTGGTTTCAACACCCTGTCTGTCCATGCTGGTCAGCGGCCCGACCCGACCACCGGGGCCAGGGCAGTACCCATTTATCAAACGACGTCCTTCGTCTTTGACGATACCGACCATGCTGCCCACCTTTTTGCTCTGCAGCGCTTCGGGAACATCTACACACGCATCATGAATCCCACCACGGCGGCCTTCGAAGAGCGCGTCGCTGCCCTGGAGGGAGGCACTGGGGCACTCGCCACCGCCTCGGGCATGGCGGCCCAGATGGTCACCATGCTAACGCTCCTGCGGCCCGGCGACGAGCTGGTCTCATCCAGCAGCCTTTACGGAGGCACCCACACCCAGTTTGACATTACTCTGCGCACCTGGGGGATCAACACCATTTTTATCGATAGCAGCGATCCTGAAAACTACCGACGTGCCATCACGCCACGCACACGTGCTCTCTATGGGGAGACCATTGGCAACCCGCGGGGAGATGTGCTCGACATCAAGGCGGTAGCCGAGATTGCCCACGAGGCCGGCCTGCCGCTCATCGTCGACAACACCTTCGCTACTCCCTATCTCTGCCGTCCCTTCGAGCACGGAGCCGACATCGTAGTGCACTCAGCCACCAAATTCATCGGCGGTCATGGCAACTCCATCGCCGGCGTCCTTGTCGAATCCGGCAAATTCCCCTGGGATAACGGCAAATTCCCGCATATCGTCGATCCGTCCCCGGGCTATCATGGCGTACGCTTCTACGAGACCTTCGGCGACTTCGCCTTCGTCATGAAGGCTCGCTGTGAAACCGTGCGCGATACAGGCCCCTGCTTGAGCCCCTTCAATGCCTTCCTGTTGCTGCAGGGCCTGGAAACCCTCTCTTTGCGCATGGAACGGCACTGCCAGAACGCGCTGCAGGTTGCTCAGTTCCTCAAAGAACATCCTGCAGTCAGCTGGGTCAACTACCCGGGCTTGCCCGATAGCCCATACTACGAACTGGCCAGGCGCTATTTGCCGCGCGGAGCCGGCGCCATCTTTACCTTTGGCGTCAAAGGCGGCTACGAGGCCGGTAAGGCCGTCATCAACAATGTCCGCCTCTTCTCCCACCTGGCCAACGTCGGCGACACGCGCAGTCTGATCATTCACCCGGCCAGCACCACTCACCAACAGCTTTCCGAAGAGGATCAACTAGCGGGCGGAGTGACGCCGGATATGATCCGCGTCTCCATCGGCATCGAGGATATCGAAGACATCCTGTGGGACCTGGATCGCGCCCTGCATGCCGCCATGAAGGTGGCCTGA
- a CDS encoding mucoidy inhibitor MuiA family protein yields MVIELETRITEVTVYGDRALVKRQGGLSLEAGEHELRINYLPPFLKDSLRASGRGPAGTRLLGVETTTAFLPRPPEQELLRLQTACDLLDRKVQLLQARQQALEQRRRWVQALGEQAPTLIQGLTQGRLQPGDYQSFFAALLEQMLQDAEASQDVAIQLQQLQEELQAKKRELEQKRLGSNPDRLAVLVNVELPQAGELSLELSYLIERAAWHPSYDARLSFTDHNDGAGGLESNVDLTCLGLVEQHSGEDWNEVTLALSTARPAQATVLPELKPWYVDTFQPVFTPLVGAAPAPGSPPVFYAMPSPSPSPGSRQQRALPAAALSEESQIQAKEEAPASEEAVELGAEIEQRATALVYRCGSSISIPADGSPHRTLIAQYRLPCRLEVVAIPALEEAAHLRATVENSSGGVLLKGKANIFVDNEYVGTTEIDLTAPGQTFRLFLGLDDTVRIRRELIERKVEQGGRLQGNLRRITYAYRITVESFARGERRVVIMDRLPVSRHERIKVNIVSLQPEPQERSKLEQLTWQFILPAGGTQQMEERFVVEHPRDLRVIGLP; encoded by the coding sequence ATGGTCATTGAGCTAGAGACCCGCATTACTGAGGTCACTGTCTATGGTGATCGGGCCCTGGTCAAGCGGCAGGGGGGCCTCTCCCTGGAGGCTGGCGAGCATGAGCTGCGCATCAACTATCTGCCGCCCTTCCTCAAGGACTCCCTGCGCGCGAGCGGTAGGGGGCCAGCGGGAACGCGCCTGCTCGGTGTTGAGACGACCACAGCCTTCTTGCCGCGTCCACCCGAACAAGAGCTGCTGCGCTTACAGACGGCTTGCGATCTGTTGGATCGCAAGGTGCAGCTCCTGCAGGCTCGTCAGCAAGCCCTGGAGCAGCGCCGACGCTGGGTTCAGGCCCTGGGCGAGCAGGCGCCGACGCTAATCCAGGGTCTGACCCAGGGACGCTTACAACCGGGCGATTACCAGAGCTTTTTTGCTGCTCTCCTGGAGCAAATGCTGCAGGATGCCGAGGCTTCCCAGGATGTGGCTATCCAACTTCAACAACTGCAAGAGGAGTTGCAGGCTAAGAAACGTGAGCTGGAGCAGAAACGTCTTGGCAGCAATCCTGACCGTCTGGCCGTGCTCGTCAACGTGGAGCTGCCACAAGCTGGTGAGCTGAGCCTGGAGCTGAGCTATCTGATCGAACGGGCCGCCTGGCATCCCAGCTACGATGCGCGTCTCTCCTTCACGGATCACAATGACGGCGCTGGCGGTCTGGAGAGCAACGTTGATCTCACCTGTCTTGGCCTGGTGGAACAGCACAGCGGTGAAGATTGGAACGAGGTCACGCTGGCGCTCTCCACGGCACGTCCAGCCCAGGCGACGGTTCTCCCCGAGCTGAAGCCCTGGTACGTAGATACTTTCCAACCGGTTTTCACGCCGCTCGTAGGGGCGGCCCCTGCTCCGGGGTCCCCTCCTGTGTTCTATGCCATGCCCAGCCCCAGCCCCAGCCCCGGCTCACGGCAGCAGCGAGCCTTGCCAGCAGCAGCCCTCTCCGAAGAGAGCCAGATCCAGGCCAAAGAAGAAGCGCCGGCCAGCGAGGAGGCCGTCGAGCTGGGGGCCGAGATTGAGCAGCGGGCCACTGCCCTGGTCTATCGCTGTGGAAGCTCCATCAGCATTCCCGCCGACGGCTCGCCCCATCGAACGCTCATTGCCCAATATCGACTTCCCTGCCGGCTGGAAGTGGTTGCGATCCCTGCCTTGGAGGAGGCAGCTCACCTGCGCGCCACCGTAGAGAACAGCAGCGGTGGAGTCCTGCTCAAAGGCAAAGCCAACATCTTCGTCGATAACGAATATGTTGGCACCACAGAAATCGACCTGACCGCTCCTGGGCAAACCTTCCGCCTCTTCCTTGGCCTCGACGACACCGTACGCATTCGGCGTGAGTTGATCGAGCGCAAGGTTGAGCAGGGCGGTCGTCTGCAGGGGAACCTGCGACGCATCACCTATGCCTACCGCATTACAGTGGAGAGCTTCGCCCGGGGCGAGCGTCGCGTCGTGATCATGGACCGTCTGCCCGTCTCGCGCCACGAACGCATCAAAGTGAATATTGTTTCTCTGCAGCCGGAGCCACAGGAGCGCAGCAAGCTGGAGCAGCTTACCTGGCAGTTCATCTTGCCCGCTGGGGGCACGCAGCAAATGGAAGAGCGCTTCGTGGTCGAGCACCCGCGCGATTTGCGCGTCATCGGTCTTCCTTGA
- a CDS encoding Gfo/Idh/MocA family protein gives MQSELHSTEAPVKWGILGAASVALKRVIPAMQAASNAQLVAIASREPDRVRLLVSAPPAVRVYSDYESLLADGEVEAVYVPLPNSMHAEWSIRALKAGKHVLCEKPLALTVEQGLSMLQTARAQGRLLMEAFMYRFHPQMLWVMEQISEGLIGAVKLVRSSFYFDLRSRPQDIRLQTPLGGGSLVDVGCYSLNLCRAIYGRAPLAVGARVYAPARGEVERAVVAFLDFGEGRFALVDSSFELPTRQLAEIVGESGTLLLNGPFTPGQTETTVTLTVGEQIVVRRFPPSDPYRLEIEHFGSCLRTGRPPLLQLEESLENLATIEAIYRSAGYQWPPG, from the coding sequence ATGCAAAGCGAGCTACACTCAACGGAAGCGCCGGTGAAATGGGGGATACTCGGCGCTGCCAGCGTCGCCCTCAAGCGCGTGATTCCCGCTATGCAAGCGGCTAGCAATGCCCAACTGGTGGCCATCGCCAGCCGTGAACCGGACCGTGTACGTCTGCTAGTATCTGCCCCCCCAGCCGTGCGCGTCTACAGTGATTATGAGAGCCTGCTGGCAGACGGAGAGGTAGAGGCCGTCTATGTGCCCTTACCCAACAGCATGCACGCAGAATGGAGCATTCGAGCCTTGAAGGCCGGCAAACATGTCCTCTGCGAGAAGCCACTGGCCCTCACCGTTGAGCAGGGGCTAAGCATGCTCCAGACCGCTCGCGCCCAGGGGCGACTGCTCATGGAAGCCTTCATGTATCGCTTCCATCCTCAGATGCTCTGGGTCATGGAGCAAATCAGCGAGGGCCTCATTGGGGCCGTCAAGCTCGTGCGGTCCTCCTTCTATTTTGACCTGCGCAGCCGTCCCCAGGACATTCGCCTGCAGACTCCTCTTGGGGGCGGCTCGCTCGTTGATGTGGGCTGCTACTCGCTCAATCTCTGCCGGGCTATCTATGGCCGGGCCCCCCTGGCGGTCGGGGCGCGTGTCTATGCTCCGGCCCGCGGAGAAGTGGAGCGGGCCGTTGTGGCCTTCCTCGATTTCGGGGAAGGGCGCTTCGCTCTCGTTGACAGCAGCTTTGAGCTGCCTACCCGTCAGCTTGCTGAGATCGTTGGCGAGAGCGGGACCCTTCTTCTCAATGGTCCCTTCACCCCTGGTCAGACAGAGACCACGGTGACTCTCACCGTCGGCGAACAGATTGTTGTGCGCCGCTTCCCGCCCAGCGACCCTTATCGTCTGGAGATCGAGCATTTTGGAAGCTGCCTGCGCACCGGGCGCCCCCCCTTACTGCAGCTTGAGGAATCGCTAGAAAACCTGGCCACTATCGAGGCCATCTATCGCTCCGCTGGCTATCAGTGGCCGCCTGGTTGA
- a CDS encoding LLM class flavin-dependent oxidoreductase, protein MSRVEFGLMLQMMQRPPLSPDELWDYNQRLIQAAEGFSTIWVEDHFDWGEAAVMECFSTMCYVAASYPHFKVGSLVLGQGYRNPALLAKMAANLQLMSGGRLILGLGAGWQEHEYRSYGYRFPSVKERMEQLEEAIQIIRLLWQGGPATFSGQHYRIEAAHCLPAPRPPIPLLLGGGGEQRTLAITARYADLWNFNSCTLEEYSRKLGILRQHCQRLGRDPAEITLTYLSTASVADDPALVVRDPKKHFIAGSPAEVIRELEQFIEVGVSHFIFRFLDIPSLERFVRSVVPHFR, encoded by the coding sequence GTGAGTCGTGTCGAATTTGGCTTAATGCTGCAGATGATGCAGCGTCCTCCTTTGAGTCCAGATGAGCTATGGGACTATAACCAGCGGCTGATTCAGGCTGCAGAAGGATTCAGCACGATTTGGGTCGAAGATCACTTTGACTGGGGAGAGGCAGCCGTCATGGAATGCTTCTCGACCATGTGCTATGTAGCGGCGAGCTATCCCCACTTCAAAGTCGGCTCCCTGGTCCTTGGCCAGGGGTATCGCAATCCGGCGCTCCTGGCCAAGATGGCTGCGAACCTGCAACTCATGTCTGGCGGGCGGCTAATCCTTGGCCTTGGAGCTGGCTGGCAAGAACATGAATATCGCTCCTACGGCTATCGCTTCCCGAGCGTCAAAGAGCGGATGGAGCAGCTAGAAGAGGCCATTCAAATCATACGGCTCTTGTGGCAGGGCGGTCCGGCCACCTTTAGCGGGCAGCACTATCGCATCGAAGCAGCCCACTGCCTGCCGGCTCCGCGGCCACCAATCCCTCTTCTCCTTGGTGGCGGAGGAGAACAGCGCACCCTGGCCATCACAGCGCGCTATGCCGACCTCTGGAACTTCAATTCCTGCACGCTCGAAGAATACAGTCGCAAACTGGGCATCTTGCGCCAGCACTGCCAGCGTCTCGGGCGCGATCCTGCCGAGATCACCCTGACCTATCTCAGCACCGCCAGCGTTGCCGATGATCCTGCCCTGGTCGTACGCGACCCCAAGAAGCACTTCATCGCTGGCAGCCCTGCTGAAGTCATTCGTGAACTAGAGCAGTTCATCGAAGTCGGAGTCTCCCACTTTATCTTCCGCTTCCTGGACATCCCCTCGCTGGAGCGCTTTGTGCGGAGCGTCGTACCGCATTTCCGCTAA
- a CDS encoding xanthine dehydrogenase family protein molybdopterin-binding subunit: MDEWRRLQPRKAGPYRVVGQPLPKVDAYSTVTGRAIYADDIMLPRMLYGGLLRSPHPHARILSINTRKARELPGVLAVITGEDLPRKYGILPSSQDETALAIDKVRYVGDPVAAVAAVDPDTLEQALRLIEVEYEVLPALMSIDEALAHPDIKIHEEARNGNIHKAVSYEFGDVEAGFAAADYVREDWFYYEGNNHVPIETHACVARWEPDPHDPVGGKLTLWSSTQTPHYVHREVSKVLGIPPSHLRVIAPHVGGGFGGKSDPFSHEICACELARRTGRPVKITCTREEVFLIHRGRHPVKMWIKTGLKRDGTITAMHFRSFLDGGAYGSYGVATTYYTGALQPVTYALPAYKFEGMRLFTNKPPCGPKRGHGTPQPRFAVEVHLDKIAADLGLDPIELRKRNLVRPYSRTINGLRITSCALEECLDQVVARSGWREFQAARPAREADAERRSSSVRYGMGLAVSTYICGAGKPIYWNDMPHSAVQIRLDRGGGVTVYCGATDIGQGSTSVLAYIVAEELGIEPERIHLETADTTLTPVDLGSYSSRVTFMAGNAAIQAARRLKELLHSAAAERLRLSPDRLESGDGCIYAVDDPQVALSFEQAVQLAEARYGALVAAGSYAPPEDIHGDFKGAGVGPSPAYSYSACVALVAVDSETGEVKVEKLWLAHDVGQAINPLLVAGQVEGSAYMGYGEALMEQQIFRKGRHKIPSILDYKIPTTLDTPEIETILVGQPDEEGPFGGKEAGQGPLLPVMPAIANAIYNAVGIRIDEVPITPDKVLRALKAARSEPGERPLPPPRVMPIALSGPWPARLIRWSPERLPSLSNGHQQQQKQEESTPQGAASTPSQLPRKGGAV; the protein is encoded by the coding sequence ATGGACGAATGGCGGCGCCTGCAACCGCGCAAAGCAGGTCCCTACAGAGTAGTAGGTCAGCCCCTGCCCAAAGTTGATGCCTATAGCACTGTGACCGGGCGGGCCATCTATGCTGACGACATCATGCTCCCGCGCATGCTCTACGGCGGCCTCCTACGCTCGCCTCATCCCCATGCACGCATTCTCTCCATCAACACTCGTAAGGCGCGGGAGCTACCGGGGGTCTTGGCGGTTATTACTGGCGAAGATCTACCGCGCAAATACGGTATTTTGCCTTCCAGTCAGGATGAGACGGCCTTAGCCATCGACAAAGTGCGCTACGTTGGCGATCCAGTAGCTGCCGTGGCCGCCGTTGACCCGGACACGCTGGAGCAAGCCCTGCGCTTGATCGAAGTCGAGTATGAGGTCCTGCCGGCCCTCATGAGCATCGATGAAGCGCTGGCCCATCCTGACATCAAGATTCACGAGGAGGCGCGCAACGGTAACATTCACAAGGCCGTTTCCTACGAATTCGGTGATGTCGAGGCTGGCTTTGCCGCTGCCGACTACGTACGTGAAGACTGGTTTTACTACGAGGGCAATAACCACGTGCCGATCGAGACCCATGCCTGTGTCGCGCGCTGGGAGCCAGACCCTCATGATCCTGTCGGAGGAAAGCTCACCCTCTGGTCTTCGACCCAGACCCCTCACTATGTCCATCGCGAAGTCAGCAAGGTCCTGGGTATTCCGCCTTCTCACCTGCGCGTGATTGCTCCCCATGTGGGAGGGGGCTTCGGGGGCAAGAGTGATCCCTTCTCGCATGAGATTTGTGCCTGTGAGCTAGCGCGTCGCACGGGGAGGCCTGTCAAGATCACCTGTACGCGCGAAGAAGTCTTTCTCATTCATCGTGGACGCCATCCAGTCAAGATGTGGATCAAGACGGGTCTCAAGCGTGACGGGACCATCACCGCCATGCATTTTCGCTCCTTTCTGGATGGCGGGGCCTATGGCTCCTACGGTGTCGCCACCACCTACTATACGGGGGCCCTCCAGCCGGTCACCTATGCTCTGCCCGCCTACAAATTCGAGGGCATGCGCCTGTTCACCAACAAGCCACCCTGTGGCCCCAAGCGTGGTCACGGTACGCCCCAGCCGCGCTTCGCCGTCGAGGTCCATCTCGACAAAATCGCTGCCGATCTGGGGCTTGATCCGATCGAGCTGCGTAAGCGCAACCTGGTGCGGCCCTACAGTCGGACCATCAACGGCCTGCGCATCACAAGCTGCGCGCTGGAGGAATGTCTGGACCAGGTCGTAGCTCGCTCTGGTTGGCGTGAATTTCAGGCGGCCCGTCCAGCGCGCGAGGCCGATGCTGAGAGGCGCTCCTCCTCCGTTCGCTACGGCATGGGGCTGGCGGTCTCAACCTACATCTGTGGGGCCGGCAAGCCGATTTACTGGAACGATATGCCCCATTCCGCCGTTCAGATCCGACTTGATCGCGGTGGTGGAGTCACCGTCTACTGCGGCGCCACCGACATTGGCCAGGGTTCAACCTCGGTGCTTGCCTATATTGTGGCCGAGGAGCTAGGAATTGAGCCGGAGCGCATCCACCTGGAGACCGCCGATACCACCCTGACCCCGGTCGACCTTGGCTCCTACTCCAGTCGTGTCACCTTCATGGCGGGCAACGCCGCCATTCAAGCGGCCAGACGTCTGAAAGAGCTCCTGCACAGCGCTGCGGCTGAGCGACTGCGCCTCTCTCCTGATCGCCTGGAGAGCGGCGACGGCTGCATCTACGCTGTCGACGATCCACAGGTCGCCCTCTCCTTTGAGCAGGCCGTGCAATTGGCGGAAGCCCGCTACGGAGCGCTGGTCGCCGCCGGCTCCTATGCACCGCCGGAGGACATTCATGGCGACTTCAAGGGGGCCGGAGTTGGTCCTTCACCCGCTTACTCATACTCGGCCTGCGTTGCCCTGGTGGCGGTCGACAGCGAGACAGGCGAGGTCAAAGTGGAAAAGCTCTGGCTGGCTCATGATGTGGGCCAGGCGATTAACCCTTTACTCGTTGCTGGCCAGGTCGAGGGAAGCGCCTACATGGGCTACGGGGAGGCCCTCATGGAGCAGCAGATCTTTCGCAAAGGGCGGCATAAGATCCCGTCGATCCTGGACTACAAGATTCCCACCACCCTCGATACCCCAGAGATTGAAACCATCCTGGTTGGCCAGCCTGACGAAGAAGGCCCCTTTGGGGGCAAAGAGGCAGGCCAGGGGCCGCTGCTGCCCGTCATGCCGGCCATTGCCAATGCCATCTATAACGCTGTTGGCATCCGCATCGACGAAGTGCCTATCACACCAGATAAGGTCTTGCGCGCCCTCAAAGCAGCTCGTAGCGAGCCAGGCGAGCGTCCGCTACCCCCACCGCGCGTCATGCCCATTGCCCTGAGCGGGCCGTGGCCAGCGCGACTCATTCGCTGGTCGCCCGAGCGTTTGCCCAGCCTGAGCAACGGTCACCAACAGCAACAGAAGCAGGAAGAGAGCACTCCCCAGGGAGCGGCTTCCACCCCCTCCCAGCTTCCACGGAAAGGAGGAGCTGTCTGA